The following coding sequences lie in one Variovorax terrae genomic window:
- a CDS encoding DUF3619 family protein encodes MLQDRYGLKVAARLSAGTGELPHDISERLRAARVRAVAQRKVARVRTASSVVASGGSAALTFGDEGLSLWSRIASALPLIALVAGLVAINMVQNENRANEVAEVDAALLTDDLPPSAYADPGFAQFIKTSRDQNF; translated from the coding sequence ATGCTCCAGGACCGTTACGGCCTGAAGGTGGCCGCCCGTCTGTCGGCCGGCACGGGTGAATTGCCTCATGACATCTCCGAGCGCCTGCGCGCCGCGCGCGTGCGCGCCGTGGCCCAGCGCAAGGTGGCCCGCGTGCGCACGGCCTCGTCCGTGGTGGCCTCGGGCGGCAGCGCCGCCCTGACCTTCGGCGACGAAGGCCTGAGCCTGTGGAGCCGCATCGCCTCCGCCCTGCCCCTGATCGCCCTGGTGGCCGGCCTGGTCGCCATCAACATGGTCCAGAACGAAAACCGCGCCAACGAAGTGGCCGAAGTCGATGCGGCCCTGCTCACCGACGACCTCCCGCCCTCGGCCTACGCCGACCCCGGGTTTGCGCAGTTCATCAAGACCAGCAGGGACCAGAATTTCTGA
- a CDS encoding DUF3106 domain-containing protein yields MSLLEPAPVLKLRPLLTGAVLFAAAFLIAHGLLALPARAQPAPGAPAAPASAAKPAGNKAQPATGSFKPASRPLWNELTPAQQQALQPLASNWNGISELQKRKWIVLSKNYPKLPPEEQAKLHSRMTEWVALSPQQRSQARLNFAETKQLSPDEKKAKWEAYQALSPEEKQKLAAGAASKPVGAALAVKPAQQQQKIAPIPGPRKDQPAKTSPPPRVIPAPRAVDHHTLLPQPVPAPAPPPADAATPHP; encoded by the coding sequence ATGAGCCTCCTGGAACCAGCGCCTGTCCTGAAGCTCCGCCCGCTCCTGACGGGCGCGGTTCTTTTCGCGGCCGCTTTTCTCATCGCACACGGCCTGCTGGCGCTGCCCGCCCGAGCCCAGCCGGCTCCCGGCGCGCCGGCCGCCCCGGCGTCCGCGGCCAAACCCGCCGGCAATAAGGCACAGCCGGCCACCGGCAGCTTCAAGCCCGCCTCCCGCCCGCTTTGGAACGAGCTCACGCCAGCCCAGCAGCAGGCCCTGCAGCCGCTGGCGTCCAACTGGAACGGCATCAGCGAGCTGCAAAAGCGCAAGTGGATCGTGCTGTCCAAGAATTACCCCAAGCTGCCGCCCGAGGAGCAGGCCAAGCTGCACAGCCGCATGACCGAGTGGGTCGCGTTGAGCCCGCAGCAGCGCAGCCAGGCGCGCCTGAACTTCGCCGAAACCAAGCAGCTCTCGCCCGACGAGAAAAAAGCCAAATGGGAGGCCTACCAGGCCCTCAGCCCCGAGGAAAAGCAGAAACTCGCCGCGGGCGCCGCCTCCAAGCCCGTGGGCGCGGCCCTGGCCGTCAAGCCGGCGCAGCAGCAACAGAAAATCGCGCCGATTCCCGGTCCGCGCAAGGACCAGCCGGCCAAGACCAGCCCGCCTCCCCGGGTGATCCCGGCGCCGCGCGCGGTGGACCACCACACCCTGCTGCCTCAGCCCGTCCCTGCCCCTGCTCCGCCCCCTGCCGACGCCGCGACCCCGCATCCGTAG
- a CDS encoding RNA polymerase sigma factor, giving the protein MATERELSDFLKSVEKRAFKRSVYHVRNEEAALDIVQDSMMKLAEHYGDKPAAELPMLFQRILSNCTLDWFRRQKTRNALFSNMSDFELPGEDGEFDLLETYESLEDSQRTESAEDATRRAQILREIEVEIQELPARQREAFLMRYWEEMDVAETAAAMGCSEGSVKTHCSRAVQALGKALRAKGIHL; this is encoded by the coding sequence TTGGCAACCGAACGAGAACTCTCAGATTTCCTGAAAAGCGTTGAAAAACGAGCCTTCAAGCGCTCGGTCTATCACGTTCGCAATGAGGAAGCCGCCTTGGACATCGTGCAGGACAGCATGATGAAGCTGGCCGAGCACTATGGCGACAAGCCGGCCGCCGAGCTGCCCATGCTGTTCCAGCGCATCCTGTCCAACTGCACGCTGGACTGGTTCCGCCGCCAGAAGACCCGCAACGCGCTGTTTTCCAACATGAGCGACTTCGAGTTGCCCGGAGAGGACGGGGAATTCGATTTACTGGAAACTTATGAGTCCCTGGAAGACTCACAGCGCACGGAAAGTGCCGAAGACGCCACCCGCAGGGCCCAGATCCTGAGAGAAATCGAGGTTGAAATCCAGGAATTGCCGGCGCGTCAACGAGAAGCGTTTCTCATGCGTTACTGGGAGGAAATGGACGTCGCCGAAACAGCGGCGGCCATGGGGTGTTCGGAAGGCAGTGTCAAAACCCACTGTTCCCGCGCAGTCCAGGCTCTAGGCAAAGCGCTGAGGGCAAAGGGAATACATCTATGA